The Pseudochaenichthys georgianus chromosome 24, fPseGeo1.2, whole genome shotgun sequence genome includes a region encoding these proteins:
- the LOC117439681 gene encoding voltage-gated potassium channel regulatory subunit KCNF1-like translates to MWGIQRTRYADCNGSEASEENEIVVNIGGVKQVLFGDVLNRYPDTRLAELVDCSLKSPEEISSLCDDYDPDTREFYFDRDPKAFKCIIELYYYGEIHIKRGICPICFMKEMEFWKIDPDFLDDCCKCHLNEVEDELAEIAEKVRTILVDREGDPSAAGWQRFQMCLWRLMEKPESSLPAHIITIVSFIFVLVSSVVMCVGTIPDLQVEDSEGNLTENPTLEVIETLCIGWFTIEYILRLISAPNKMKFVLAFMNIIDFMAIMPFFVVLILTSFGTGVMELANVQQAVQALRIMRIARIFKLARHSSGLQTLTSALKSSFKELGLLLMYMGVGVFLFSALGYTMEQSHPETLFTSIPQSFWWAVITMTTVGYGDVYPKTTLGRCNAALSFLCGVIAIALPIHPIINNFVLFYNKQQVLETAAKHEIELMALRSGEGELEAAPAAHTHVCGAGVWDHAMRSCHSDTYIPLLKDPRGGAGFQTPSMDTSFESTAEASEYFIS, encoded by the coding sequence ATGTGGGGTATCCAGAGGACGCGGTATGCAGACTGCAACGgatcggaagccagtgaagagaATGAGATTGTTGTCAACATCGGCGGTGTGAAACAGGTGTTGTTTGGGGACGTGTTGAATCGCTACCCGGACACGCGGCTGGCAGAACTGGTGGACTGTTCACTTAAGTCCCCTGAAGAAATATCCTCACTATGTGACGACTACGACCCGGACACAAGGGAATTTTATTTTGACAGAGACCCCAAAGCTTTTAAGTGTATAATTGAACTGTATTATTATGGAGAGATTCACATAAAACGAGGCATTTGTCCAAtttgttttatgaaggagatggagTTTTGGAAGATCGACCCTGATTTTCTGGACGACTGTTGTAAATGCCACCTGAATGAGGTAGAGGATGAACTTGCAGAGATCGCAGAGAAAGTGAGGACTATCCTGGTGGACAGAGAGGGAGATCCGTCTGCAGCTGGCTGGCAGCGCTTCCAGATGTGCCTCTGGAGGCTGATGGAGAAGCCGGAGTCCTCGCTGCCTGCGCACATAATCACCATAGTTTCTTTCATCTTCGTCCTCGTCTCCTCCGTGGTGATGTGTGTAGGGACCATCCCCGACCTGCAGGTGGAGGACTCGGAGGGTAACCTCACGGAGAACCCAACTCTGGAGGTCATCGAGACGTTGTGCATCGGCTGGTTCACTATCGAGTACATCTTGCGCCTGATCTCCGCACCAAACAAAATGAAATTTGTCCTGGCTTTCATGAACATCATAGACTTCATGGCAATCATGCCTTTCTTCGTGGTTCTCATTCTGACCTCTTTCGGCACAGGAGTGATGGAGCTGGCCAACGTGCAGCAGGCGGTGCAGGCTTTACGCATAATGCGCATTGCGCGCATTTTCAAGCTAGCACGACATTCCTCCGGACTCCAGACCCTCACATCTGCTCTGAAGAGCAGCTTCAAAGAGCTCGGGCTTCTCCTCATGTACATGGGCGTGGGGGTCTTCCTTTTCTCCGCACTGGGCTACACAATGGAGCAGAGCCACCCGGAGACCTTGTTCACCAGCATCCCACAGTCCTTCTGGTGGGCTGTGATCACTATGACCACGGTGGGATATGGAGACGTCTACCCCAAGACTACTTTAGGTCGGTGCAATGCTGCCCTCAGCTTTCTGTGCGGAGTGATAGCCATAGCACTGCCTATACACCCCATCATCAACAATTTCGTTTTGTTCTACAACAAACAACAGGTGCTGGAGACCGCTGCCAAGCATGAGATTGAACTGATGGCTCTGCGCTCGGGCGAGGGTGAGCTGGAGGCGGCTCCCGCTGCCCATACACATGTCTGCGGAGCCGGAGTGTGGGACCACGCCATGCGCTCCTGTCACAGCGACACATACATCCCCTTACTGAAGGATCCCAGAGGAGGGGCGGGGTTCCAGACCCCCAGCATGGACACAAGCTTTGAAAGCACAGCCGAGGCCTCTGAGTATTTCATCTCATAA